The following are encoded in a window of Vigna unguiculata cultivar IT97K-499-35 chromosome 8, ASM411807v1, whole genome shotgun sequence genomic DNA:
- the LOC114193383 gene encoding tetratricopeptide repeat protein 33, producing the protein MKVTWKNNKKKRCLPTLSHFTDLPFEHNDQPHSQDGARVPDPDQSRAAQLADEFQAQGDKLAMDGKYQKALSKWEAALVLAPDVPILHEQKAQVLLEIGDTWNALKAATRATELDPSWAEAWVTLGRTQLNFGEPDNAIESFDRALALKPDYEEAKEDRKTSLHLVKKRKQLHSSGLSATQNRYVVGEKDENQ; encoded by the exons ATGAAAGTGACTTGGAAGAACAACAAGAAGAAACGTTGTTTACCCACGTTGTCTCACTTCACTGACCTTCCCTTCGAGCATAACGACCAACCCCATTCACAAGATGGCGCGCGTGTTCCCGATCCCGACCAATCTCGTGCTGCACAATTGGCGGATGAATTCCAAGCTCAAGGAGACAAGCTCGCTATG GATGGGAAGTACCAGAAAGCACTAAGTAAATGGGAAGCTGCTCTTGTGTTGGCACCTGATGTTCCAATTTTGCATGAACAAAAAGCCCAAGTTTTACTGGAAATTGGAGACACTTGGAATGCTCTAAAGGCTGCAACTC GAGCGACTGAATTGGACCCATCATGGGCTGAG GCATGGGTCACACTTGGCAGAACACAACTGAATTTTGGTGAGCCAGATAATGCTATTGAAAGCTTTGACCGAGCTTTAGCTCTCAAG CCTGATTACGAGGAAGCTAAAGAAGATAGGAAAACCTCTTTACATCTTGTAAAGAAGAGAAAGCAACTTCATTCATCTGGTTTGAGTGCCACTCAAAATCGCTATGTGGTGGGTGAAAAGGATGAAAACCAGTGA